A stretch of Gallus gallus isolate bGalGal1 chromosome 2, bGalGal1.mat.broiler.GRCg7b, whole genome shotgun sequence DNA encodes these proteins:
- the PLEKHF2 gene encoding pleckstrin homology domain-containing family F member 2 isoform X1 has protein sequence MVDRLANSEANTRRISIVENCFGAAGQPLTIPGRVLIGEGVLTKLCRKKPKARQFFLFNDILVYGNIVIQKKKYNKQHIIPLENVTIDSIQDEGDLRNGWLIKTPTKSFAVYAATATEKSEWMNHINKCVSDLLSKSGKTPSNEHAAVWVPDSEATVCMRCQKAKFTPVNRRHHCRKCGFVVCGPCSEKRFLLPSQSSKPVRICDFCYDLLSTGEMTACQSTRSDSYSQSPKSSLNDASDDDDDEDSSD, from the coding sequence ATGGTGGATCGTTTGGCAAACAGCGAGGCAAATACTAGAAGAATAAGTATAGTGGAAAACTGCTTTGGAGCAGCTGGTCAGCCTTTGACTATCCCTGGTCGCGTTCTCATTGGAGAGGGAGTATTAACGAAGCTGTGTAGGAAGAAGCCCAAAGCGAGGCAGTTCTTCCTGTTCAATGACATTCTTGTTTATGGTAATATTGTCatccagaagaagaaatacaataaGCAGCACATAATCCCGTTGGAAAACGTCACCATTGATTCCATCCAGGATGAGGGAGACTTGCGGAATGGGTGGCTCATCAAGACGCCTACTAAGTCTTTTGCAGTTTATGCTGCCACTGCTACGGAGAAGTCTGAGTGGATGAACCATATAAATAAGTGTGTTTCTGATTTGCTTTCCAAGAGTGGGAAGACTCCTAGCAATGAGCATGCGGCTGTCTGGGTGCCAGACTCAGAAGCCACTGTCTGCATGCGCTGTCAGAAAGCAAAGTTTACCCCCGTCAACCGTCGTCACCACTGCCGCAAGTGTGGCTTTGTTGTCTGCGGGCCTTGCTCTGAGAAGAGGTTCCTTCTCCCCAGCCAGTCTTCCAAGCCTGTGAGGATTTGCGACTTCTGCTATGATCTTCTTTCTACTGGGGAGATGACTGCTTGTCAGTCCACGAGATCAGACTCCTACAGCCAGTCGCCTAAGTCTTCTTTAAATGATGCatctgatgatgatgatgatgaagacaGTAGTGATTAA